The nucleotide sequence ATTACACTCCTCATAGTTCATCTCCTGCCACAGctaggaaaatttacttttttggactacagctcccagaatattccagcagagggattctgagagttatagtccctGCTATTCTTCCAACTCTTTATTTCCCAACATCCACCTGGTTCCTTTTGTTGTAATATGGGAAACTTTTGTCAAAGCTTTTTAGTGCAGCTGGTTTATACATTTCACAGTGAGCACTCTGGAATCAAGCAATTGTATATGcccacacaaatatacattctgACTCTTTGTAAAAATAAGAGTAGAAAAAATCTACATACCTGCTTAATATATCCTTGACATTCTGGAGATGTGataaaggagagaaaacagagaAACACTATGAATGTATTTGCCAGTAAGACCTGTTTGAGAATTGAACAGATTACAGGTTGTGTCtctcttatccgaaatgcttgggacaacaGTTTTTtccgattttggaatatttgcacatacataatgagatatctcggacgtatatgtgtgtgtgttgtgtgccctcaagttgattcagacttatgatgacactaaggcaaacctatcatgggattttcttggtaaaatttgttcagaggtgatgggagatggggcccaagtctaaatatgaaattcatttatgtttcatatacccttatacacatagtctgaaggtaattttagacataatatttttaataatgttgttacTGAAATAAActttgtttacactgaaccatcagaaagcaaaggtgtcactatctcagccgccACGGGCACAACCTTTGTCGGGGGATTTTATACTGTGGTTGAATGGCTgcctctcagggatgctttagctgtggactCCTGCAGTGGCCTGTGAAATTTTATCCATCTCTAATACTCTGTGTTGAACAACAATTGGCTGTGCACCAATCTGCAggttcacactacataattatagggttctgattccactttaactgccaaggttccatgctatggaatcccagggaTTGTAGTCTGTTAAGTcaccagagatctctggcagagatacagccaaggcagttaaaatggaatcatagtggtatagCTGTGTAGCATGAATGGACCCCTGCtgataatccttttttttttctgccgAGAAAATTCCTTGATAGAGTTGCTTTAGGGTCAttctaagtcagaaacaacttgaagaacaacaggaacaacaactaGATCTCAGAAGTCATTTAAAGGCACCATTTTGAAATAGGTTCAGGACAAAGTAATACCTTTTTCATAGTCGATAAATAGCATCTGCAGTTTACCACATAAAATGGGATGGGATTtgtacagccctccagatattgttggactgcagctctcatcagccctagcgaATACAGACGAGGAtaaggaattctaggagttgcaaTTCAGCAACTTCTGGACAGTTGTATGACTCCTACCTCTGACACAAGAAGATGAAGTAATGATTGCTAAACTTAGATGGTATAAACAAACATGCCTTAGTAACTCATCAACAGAAAACAGAAACtgttacattcttttttttttaaaaaaaaaatgctttgatcCTTCACACCTTTGCCAAGATGTACATTGCCTAGTGTATAATATCTCACATCTAGTCAATGCTGAATCCAATTGTCCCAGATCCCCatacgtttgtttgtttgtttgttttctgtcgCAAGGCAAAAAATTTGGATTCCCACCTGTAAGAATTCACTATCCGGCTGTTTGCACTTCTCCTCCATCTCACTGACCAAGTCCACAAGAAGAGACATCTTCTCAGAATAATTAGTGTCATTTTCCTTCTGCTCTTTCTTTATTTCCAGCTTCAACTCATTCAGCTGGTCCAGAAGAGCCTGTTCTTTTTCTTCAAGAAGCTGATGTAACAACTCAGATTCAGAGGTCACCTTCCTCCATTCAGCATTTAACGTCTCCTGTAATTTCAAGGATGAGATAGCACTAACATTAAAGTGCTATGGACAATGAAGCTGCTAGTTTACATGTGCAGCAGAATGAGGTGATGATAGAATGAATATTGTGCTTCTCCAGAAACCACGTTTTTGCATGTTTCacaacataaaatattttatgcaagttattattcttttttttaagagcTCCTACCACCTCAGGACAAATATTTTGGGCCAGCACTCTGTTTTTCTGGGTTTCTATTTGTGCAGTATCATAAGGAAAGCTTGCTCCCCTGCTCCTGCTTGAGTTCAAGAATGGAGGCACTAGTAAAATGGAAGACAGGATAACTCCTGCCAGTTTTCTAAACCAGCCATAGCAGATGGAGAACTGTTTGTCCTCTAATGAGAGATGATTGAAGGCTGGAGATGAAAGAGTTAAGTCATCTTAACGCTCAAACACCACAAAACCAGGTTAAGATGAAAACTGAATACAGTACACATGTATCTGGATTAGTGTGGCAACAGTTTTCAATGGCTTATTAGATacttacatttatttctttacaaGGAATATTTATAAATATCTTGTCCTTCCTCCAGTTGGCTCAGAGTGGTGGATTTGGCTCATCTGCTCCccaaaacaaccctgtgaggtaggccaggGTAACAGACAAAGCAATTGCCCCAGGTCACCTTGTGAATTTCATGACTCGGATGCTTATTACATGATGCTACTGCATTATTATAATGGTGCATTAATTCCACATTTGCCTCAGCCTTAGCACACAATATTGTGGTGCTCCCAGTTTTTTTCACACTGAAAATAATGCATCAATCACCCGCTTTCTCACTATAGTTCAGCAACAACTTTGAGTGGGAATGTTTTATTCTGCTTCACTGTAAAGATTATTGAATAGTGGAATACTGTATGCATGTGGTCTGGTTGTCCCTCCCTTGGGGATTCCCAAGGAAATGTCTATCAGAGAAGCCATAGGGTACATATACAATGTAGACATAATGTTGTTTGATACCACTATAAgcgctatagctccatcctacagaatactgagatttgtagttttgtgaaatacaaaacagagaaggtaaagaccttgtaaaactaaaaaatgcaggattccataaaatgatgctactgcacttaaaatggtgtcaaactgcattatttctacagtgtaaatgcaccctaggACCATAGTATTTCCAGTGCTTTAGCAGGGGCAAGAGGAAAGTAAGACTTCCCAGGAGAATCACTATTTTTCCTGCTTTGTTTTCTAGGCTCTATACTATTGAAACccttttttgatgtttttatatatatggtTTGTGGTTATACTGCAATAATAGTGAGATCCTGACTTGTTAGCCACTGAAATTCTCTATTCAGAGGATTTTCCTGCAGCTTCCTGTTTTCCAAAGATCTCTTCTCTGCTTTCAAGCAGGACCATGCACTACAGTGTTACCACCActgtgtttcttttttcaaaaatatattttaattattgttttttaaatgtttagtaGTGTAATAAAGCTGTAATTTCATGCCTTACTTGCCAAAAGATTAACCTATTAACTGATTTTCAAGGCTTTCCCTCCTCCTGATCCCATCACTTACCAGTACCTCCCCAGTCATCCTCTCAGTGTCCTGTTTAAGTTCCTGCagcctctctctttcttgcttaAGACTTAGTGACTGGTTCTGGATTTGTTCCTGAAGGAAAATAATTAAATGCTTTTGTCAGAAAAGGGACAAGAAGAGTCAGTCTAGCCAAACTACAGATATGCTTCAACACATTTTTCCccaaagctaacaatatgaaCTTGTGAAATGTGACCACCAGGTCAGGTGAGCCTTGCAtagtaaacaaaaacactttgaatcttctagagacaacttgaaggatTATATTcccattggttattcacacagccaagaatgctaatcttttagaaaaactcagggGAACAACCTGACATCAATTATCTTGggttaaggggggggggctgtcagAGATGGATTCAAAATGcctgtgaacaacaaagattcaacacagattctacctggattatttccaccATCTAAATAGACCCACAAAGAGTTTAGTAGACGGTCCAAATGCAGCGCTCCATGTCACTCGAAAGGTTACTCCATACCTTGTAGTCCTGGACAGCCTCTTCTATGGGAAGCACGGTGTGGGCCCTGTGGTCCTTGGATCTATCGCACACGACGCAGATGAGGGCTTGGTCATCTTCGCAGAAGAGCTTGAGGGGCTCCCGGTGTCTCTCACACACTGCTTTCTCTCCAGCCGCCTCTTCTGCTTGCATCTTGTACCGCTTGGCTACTTCGGCCACATTGGCTAGTTCCCTGTTGGGCCTGAAATCCCTCTTGCAGGCTTGCCTTCGACAGTGA is from Sceloporus undulatus isolate JIND9_A2432 ecotype Alabama unplaced genomic scaffold, SceUnd_v1.1 scaffold_2435, whole genome shotgun sequence and encodes:
- the LOC121917976 gene encoding zinc finger protein RFP-like isoform X1, whose amino-acid sequence is MDKVDNPMEELQKAAICSICLEYFKDPVSIQCGHNFCLRCITECCEKAKRRFCCPHCRRQACKRDFRPNRELANVAEVAKRYKMQAEEAAGEKAVCERHREPLKLFCEDDQALICVVCDRSKDHRAHTVLPIEEAVQDYKEQIQNQSLSLKQERERLQELKQDTERMTGEVLETLNAEWRKVTSESELLHQLLEEKEQALLDQLNELKLEIKKEQKENDTNYSEKMSLLVDLVSEMEEKCKQPDSEFLQNVKDILSRYVDFFYSYFYKESECIFVWAYTIA
- the LOC121917976 gene encoding zinc finger protein RFP-like isoform X2; translated protein: MDKVDNPMEELQKAAICSICLEYFKDPVSIQCGHNFCLRCITECCEKAKRRFCCPHCRRQACKRDFRPNRELANVAEVAKRYKMQAEEAAGEKAVCERHREPLKLFCEDDQALICVVCDRSKDHRAHTVLPIEEAVQDYKEQIQNQSLSLKQERERLQELKQDTERMTGEVLETLNAEWRKVTSESELLHQLLEEKEQALLDQLNELKLEIKKEQKENDTNYSEKMSLLVDLVSEMEEKCKQPDSEFLQR